From one Mycobacterium colombiense CECT 3035 genomic stretch:
- a CDS encoding gamma-glutamyl-gamma-aminobutyrate hydrolase family protein translates to MGLNASELDGGDPLRPAAPRLRSPRLDGGDPLRPVVGLTTYLEQVQTGIWDIRAGYLPADYFEGVLLAGGIAVLLPPQPVDAGIVDAVLDGLHALVITGGYDLDPASYGQQPHPTTDTPRTDRDAWEFALLEGALRRGLPVLGICRGAQVLNVALGGTLHQHLPDVLGHSGHRAGNGVFTRLPVRTVAGTRLAALVGESADAPSYHHQAVDRVGDGLVVSARDADGVVEALELPGDRFVLAVQWHPEQSLEDLRLFAAIVDAARSYAERTS, encoded by the coding sequence GTGGGTTTGAACGCCTCTGAACTTGATGGTGGCGACCCGCTGCGCCCGGCTGCGCCGCGCTTGCGATCGCCACGGCTTGATGGTGGCGACCCGCTGCGCCCCGTCGTCGGCCTGACCACCTATCTGGAACAGGTGCAGACCGGCATTTGGGACATCCGCGCCGGGTACCTGCCCGCCGACTACTTCGAAGGCGTCCTGCTCGCCGGCGGGATCGCGGTGCTGCTGCCGCCGCAGCCGGTGGACGCCGGAATCGTCGACGCGGTCCTGGACGGCCTGCACGCGCTGGTGATCACCGGCGGCTACGACCTGGACCCCGCCAGCTACGGCCAGCAACCGCACCCCACCACCGACACGCCGCGAACCGACCGCGACGCGTGGGAATTCGCGCTGCTGGAGGGCGCGCTGCGGCGGGGCCTGCCGGTGCTGGGTATCTGCCGCGGCGCACAGGTGCTCAACGTCGCGCTGGGCGGCACGCTGCACCAGCACCTGCCCGACGTCCTGGGCCACAGCGGGCATCGGGCGGGCAACGGGGTGTTCACCAGGCTGCCAGTGCGCACGGTGGCGGGCACCCGGCTCGCCGCGCTGGTCGGGGAGTCCGCCGATGCGCCGAGCTATCACCACCAGGCCGTCGACCGGGTGGGGGACGGCCTGGTGGTCAGCGCGCGGGACGCCGACGGCGTCGTGGAGGCGCTGGAGCTGCCGGGCGACAGATTTGTGCTTGCGGTGCAATGGCATCCGGAACAGTCGCTGGAAGACCTGCGGTTGTTCGCGGCGATCGTCGACGCCGCCCGGTCCTACGCGGAGCGCACGAGTTGA
- a CDS encoding D-sedoheptulose-7-phosphate isomerase: protein MSPEPTNFLYPFIDAEEDDPSALLTDLAASALAKASESLALRRSTLEANADLLAAAAAELARRFAAGGRMFTFGNGGSCTDCTTLAGLFARPPLGNPLPAWSLTADQAILTALGNDVGFELVFARQLIARARDGDIAIAMSTSGNSPNLLTALAEAHKRGLYTIGFSGYDGGAFVNNPNVDACFVVRSQSVHRIQESQALVGYQLWLAVHDCLAHDWGAA, encoded by the coding sequence ATGAGTCCGGAGCCCACCAACTTCTTGTACCCGTTCATCGACGCCGAAGAGGACGACCCCTCCGCGCTGCTCACCGACCTCGCCGCCTCCGCGCTGGCCAAGGCGTCCGAAAGCCTCGCACTGCGACGCTCCACGCTGGAAGCCAACGCCGACCTGCTGGCGGCCGCCGCCGCCGAGCTGGCGCGCCGATTCGCCGCCGGCGGAAGGATGTTCACCTTCGGCAACGGCGGCAGCTGCACCGACTGCACCACGCTGGCCGGACTCTTCGCGCGGCCGCCGCTGGGCAATCCCCTGCCGGCCTGGTCGCTCACCGCCGACCAGGCGATCCTGACCGCACTGGGCAACGACGTCGGGTTCGAGCTGGTGTTCGCCCGGCAGCTGATCGCCCGCGCGCGCGACGGCGACATCGCGATCGCGATGTCGACCAGCGGCAATTCTCCCAACCTGCTGACGGCGCTGGCCGAGGCGCACAAGCGCGGCCTGTACACCATCGGTTTTTCCGGTTACGACGGCGGCGCGTTCGTCAACAACCCGAACGTGGACGCCTGCTTCGTCGTTCGGTCGCAGAGCGTGCACCGCATTCAGGAATCACAGGCGCTGGTCGGCTACCAGTTGTGGCTGGCCGTCCACGATTGCCTTGCTCACGATTGGGGGGCGGCGTGA
- a CDS encoding alkaline phosphatase family protein, translating to MPGSLCDVLPAAAALLGVPAAVDNVAVADWADADRIDRVLVVLVDGLGWHLLPQLAAGAPLLASVLAGATGRLTRLDCTFPSTTPTSLVSLGTGALPGEHGILGFTLKVPGTDRVLHHVRWRDDPPPALWQPVPTWFERLKNAGVSARAVLPAAFIGSGLTEAAYRGAELHPADPTGDYAGLVADELRAAPGLVYGYTAELDTAAHVFGIGSEQWHAAAANIDVLLSRLLDALPANAAVLVTADHGGINVPPDARVDLDTDPRLSEGIRVVAGEPRVRYLHTEPGAAADVQAVWGELLDGRATVYSREQAVATGMFGPVAAPHTERLGDVVVVCSGDTAVLASAHEPPETARLVGFHGGATAAEMAIPLIVFRP from the coding sequence GTGCCCGGTTCCCTGTGCGACGTGCTGCCCGCCGCGGCCGCGCTGCTCGGGGTCCCGGCCGCGGTGGACAACGTGGCGGTGGCGGACTGGGCGGACGCCGACCGGATCGACCGAGTGCTCGTCGTGCTGGTCGACGGGCTGGGCTGGCACCTGCTTCCCCAGCTGGCCGCCGGCGCGCCGCTGCTCGCGTCCGTGCTGGCCGGTGCCACCGGGCGCCTGACCCGGCTGGACTGCACGTTCCCGTCGACCACTCCGACCAGCCTGGTGTCGCTGGGCACCGGTGCGCTGCCGGGCGAACACGGGATCCTGGGCTTCACGCTCAAGGTGCCCGGCACCGACCGGGTGCTCCACCATGTCCGGTGGCGCGACGACCCGCCGCCCGCGCTCTGGCAGCCGGTGCCGACCTGGTTCGAACGGCTCAAGAACGCCGGCGTGAGCGCGCGCGCCGTGCTGCCCGCCGCTTTCATCGGCAGCGGGCTGACCGAGGCCGCCTATCGCGGCGCCGAGTTGCACCCGGCCGATCCCACCGGGGACTACGCGGGGCTGGTCGCCGACGAGCTGCGCGCGGCGCCGGGGCTGGTCTACGGCTACACCGCCGAACTCGACACCGCCGCCCACGTCTTCGGCATCGGCTCCGAGCAGTGGCACGCCGCGGCCGCCAACATCGACGTGCTGCTGTCGCGCCTGTTGGACGCGCTGCCGGCGAACGCGGCGGTGCTGGTGACCGCCGACCACGGCGGCATCAACGTCCCACCCGACGCGCGCGTCGACCTCGACACCGACCCCCGGCTGTCCGAGGGGATCCGGGTGGTGGCCGGCGAGCCGCGGGTGCGGTACCTGCACACCGAGCCGGGCGCCGCCGCCGACGTGCAGGCCGTGTGGGGTGAGCTGCTGGACGGCCGGGCCACCGTATACAGCCGCGAGCAGGCGGTGGCCACCGGCATGTTCGGGCCGGTCGCCGCGCCACACACCGAGCGGCTCGGCGACGTGGTGGTCGTCTGTTCCGGCGACACCGCGGTGCTGGCCAGCGCGCACGAGCCCCCGGAAACGGCGCGCCTGGTCGGCTTTCACGGCGGAGCCACCGCGGCGGAGATGGCGATTCCGCTGATCGTTTTCCGCCCGTAG
- a CDS encoding 3-oxoacyl-ACP reductase, producing MAVDLTQRLAGRVAVVTGAGGGIGLAAARRMRAEGATIVVGDIDADASAAAADELSGLFVPTDVSDEDAVNALFDTAARSHGRIDIAFNNAGISPPDDDLIENTELPAWQRVQDVNLKSVYLCCRAALRHMVPARKGSIINTASFVAVLGSATSQISYTASKGGVLAMSRELGVQFARQGIRVNALCPGPVNTPLLQELFAKDPERAARRLVHVPVGRFANPDEIASAVAFLASDDASFVTASTFMVDGGISAAYVTPL from the coding sequence GTGGCGGTCGATCTCACCCAACGATTGGCGGGCCGTGTGGCCGTCGTCACCGGCGCCGGCGGCGGCATCGGGCTGGCCGCGGCGCGGCGGATGCGCGCCGAGGGCGCCACCATCGTGGTCGGCGACATCGACGCCGACGCGAGCGCCGCGGCGGCCGACGAACTCTCCGGCCTGTTCGTGCCCACCGACGTGTCCGACGAAGACGCGGTCAACGCGCTCTTCGATACCGCGGCGCGGTCCCACGGGCGCATCGACATCGCGTTCAACAATGCCGGCATCTCACCGCCCGACGACGACCTGATCGAGAACACCGAATTGCCGGCGTGGCAACGCGTCCAAGACGTCAACCTGAAGTCGGTGTACCTGTGCTGCCGGGCGGCGTTGCGGCACATGGTTCCGGCGCGGAAGGGCTCGATCATCAACACGGCGTCGTTCGTCGCCGTCCTGGGGTCGGCGACGTCGCAGATCTCCTACACCGCGTCCAAGGGCGGCGTGCTGGCGATGTCGCGCGAGCTGGGTGTGCAGTTCGCCCGGCAGGGCATCCGGGTGAACGCGCTGTGCCCCGGGCCGGTCAACACCCCACTGCTGCAAGAGCTTTTCGCCAAGGACCCCGAGCGGGCCGCCCGCCGGCTGGTGCACGTCCCGGTGGGCCGATTCGCCAACCCGGACGAGATCGCCTCAGCGGTGGCATTTTTGGCCAGCGACGACGCATCGTTCGTCACCGCCTCGACGTTCATGGTCGACGGCGGCATCAGCGCGGCCTACGTCACCCCGCTTTAG
- a CDS encoding PPE family protein, whose amino-acid sequence MDFATLAPEINSGLMYSGPGAGSMMCAAAAWETLAARLFTAAADYRAVTAQLAAGGAGPVLTGAAARYVDWLGAVAARSQQAAAQLTAAAGAHQRAFTATVPPPEIAGNRAQRTSLLSTNCLGQRSAAIANVDAEYDAMWARNAEAMRAYAAAAAGAATMSPFPAPPGNPVAKKRNWALQSAPDVISAGGELLSAIPDTLNRLSSSPLTTLEASLAAVTPSLSKLNSVTAPSDFAIGRLNSMNKTAALRSLFPKPAVTDGVRAGLGRGTALGVLSVPRAWVAAAPMMERPREERVGEPIHLVASSESHAADKYGG is encoded by the coding sequence ATGGATTTCGCGACGCTGGCTCCGGAGATCAACTCCGGGCTGATGTATTCCGGTCCCGGCGCGGGATCGATGATGTGCGCCGCCGCGGCGTGGGAAACGTTGGCGGCGCGGTTGTTCACCGCGGCGGCCGATTACCGGGCGGTGACCGCTCAGCTGGCGGCGGGCGGCGCGGGCCCCGTGCTCACCGGCGCCGCGGCACGCTACGTCGACTGGCTCGGCGCCGTCGCGGCCCGAAGTCAGCAGGCGGCCGCCCAGCTCACGGCGGCGGCCGGCGCGCATCAGCGGGCCTTCACGGCGACGGTGCCGCCGCCGGAGATCGCCGGCAACCGCGCGCAGCGGACGTCGCTGCTGTCGACGAACTGCCTGGGCCAGCGGAGCGCGGCGATCGCGAACGTCGACGCCGAGTACGACGCGATGTGGGCGCGCAACGCCGAGGCCATGCGCGCCTACGCCGCGGCCGCGGCCGGTGCCGCGACCATGTCGCCCTTCCCCGCCCCGCCCGGCAATCCCGTTGCCAAGAAACGTAATTGGGCCCTGCAATCGGCGCCGGACGTGATCTCGGCCGGCGGCGAACTGCTGTCGGCGATACCCGACACCCTCAACCGGCTGTCGTCGTCGCCGCTGACCACGCTCGAGGCGTCGCTCGCCGCGGTCACCCCGTCGCTGTCGAAACTGAATTCGGTGACCGCGCCGTCGGACTTCGCGATCGGCCGCCTCAATTCCATGAACAAGACCGCGGCCCTGCGATCGCTGTTCCCCAAGCCCGCTGTCACCGACGGCGTGCGCGCGGGCCTGGGCCGCGGGACGGCGCTCGGCGTGCTGTCGGTGCCGCGCGCCTGGGTGGCCGCGGCCCCGATGATGGAGCGGCCGCGCGAGGAGCGGGTCGGCGAGCCCATCCACTTGGTCGCGAGCAGCGAGTCACACGCGGCCGATAAGTACGGCGGCTAA
- the hypE gene encoding hydrogenase expression/formation protein HypE — protein MNKPAGDYLSSGPRFGEGDVIERIESFRRRRPRLLDDHVTLAHGAGGKASAALVDAVFVEAFRNPLLESLGDGAVLALPSGERVAMSTDSFVVQPRRFPGGSIGELAIHGTCNDLAVAGAVPSWISAAFVLEEGFPISELKEIVADMAAAASAAGVQVVTGDTKVVPKGAADGLFITTAGTGVIPAGRALSAQSVRAGDKVLLSGSMGDHGMAVMLARGDLAIEADIASDTASVSPLVELLMAAAPSTRWMRDATRGGVGTVCNELAQACGLGVLLEEERLPVAPMVNGACELLGIDPLYVANEGKFVAVVAPEEVEAGLAALRSHPLGAQAAEVGEIVTEPAESVVLRTGFGGTRIVDMLVGDPLPRIC, from the coding sequence ATGAACAAGCCCGCGGGTGATTACCTGTCGTCGGGGCCGCGGTTCGGCGAAGGCGACGTGATCGAGCGGATCGAGTCGTTCCGCCGGCGTCGCCCCCGGCTGCTCGACGACCATGTGACCCTGGCGCACGGGGCGGGCGGCAAGGCGTCGGCGGCGCTGGTGGACGCGGTGTTCGTGGAGGCGTTTCGCAATCCACTGCTCGAGTCGCTGGGCGACGGTGCCGTCCTGGCCCTGCCCAGCGGCGAGCGGGTGGCGATGTCGACGGATTCCTTTGTGGTGCAACCCCGCCGGTTTCCCGGCGGGTCCATCGGCGAACTCGCCATCCACGGCACCTGCAACGACCTGGCGGTGGCCGGCGCCGTGCCGTCCTGGATCTCGGCGGCGTTCGTGCTCGAAGAAGGTTTCCCGATCAGCGAACTGAAAGAGATCGTCGCCGACATGGCCGCCGCGGCGTCGGCCGCCGGGGTGCAGGTCGTCACCGGCGACACCAAGGTGGTGCCCAAGGGCGCGGCCGACGGCCTGTTCATCACCACCGCCGGAACCGGCGTCATCCCCGCGGGCCGCGCGCTGTCGGCTCAGTCGGTCCGGGCCGGAGACAAGGTGCTGCTGTCCGGGTCGATGGGCGATCACGGCATGGCGGTGATGCTCGCCAGGGGCGACCTGGCCATCGAGGCCGACATCGCCTCCGACACCGCGTCGGTCAGCCCGCTGGTCGAGTTGCTGATGGCGGCCGCCCCGTCCACCCGGTGGATGCGCGACGCGACCCGGGGCGGGGTCGGCACGGTGTGCAACGAGTTGGCCCAGGCCTGCGGCCTCGGGGTGCTGCTCGAAGAGGAACGACTTCCGGTGGCGCCCATGGTGAACGGCGCCTGCGAACTGCTCGGCATCGATCCGCTCTATGTCGCCAACGAGGGCAAGTTCGTCGCCGTCGTCGCGCCGGAGGAGGTCGAGGCCGGACTGGCCGCGTTACGGTCGCACCCATTGGGCGCGCAGGCGGCCGAGGTCGGGGAAATCGTCACCGAACCGGCGGAAAGCGTGGTGCTGCGCACCGGATTCGGCGGGACCCGGATCGTCGACATGCTGGTCGGCGACCCGCTGCCCCGGATCTGTTGA
- a CDS encoding DUF6390 family protein, with the protein MFARYAYAPNALGYCGPPLGATLRDGSVADVRRAATKFSGAWPYLRVLSQLTGIADPLDYRLVESYWLGGGVAAGLDPQDFFDALLAIIGPQAGHYWSHLTADLACEAAGNHCFHVFGVYPWTRFLGRGMDEHPLSVLDNCRITWGTALSRDADRVEVLCERLAWDGRALTLSEPAPRVLEVWADGYSAVPDVAAGDVVAMHWGRLCGRLSPAQLCALTDSTDRQLLATSGRLARV; encoded by the coding sequence ATGTTCGCCCGCTACGCCTATGCGCCCAACGCGCTCGGTTATTGCGGTCCACCGTTGGGGGCCACCCTGCGCGACGGGTCGGTCGCCGACGTGCGCAGGGCGGCGACGAAGTTCTCCGGCGCGTGGCCATATCTGCGGGTGCTGTCGCAACTGACCGGCATCGCCGACCCGCTGGATTACCGTCTGGTCGAATCGTATTGGCTCGGCGGGGGCGTCGCGGCCGGTCTGGACCCGCAGGACTTCTTCGACGCGCTGCTCGCGATCATCGGCCCGCAGGCCGGCCACTACTGGTCGCACCTGACCGCCGATCTGGCCTGCGAGGCCGCCGGCAATCACTGCTTCCACGTGTTCGGGGTGTATCCGTGGACGCGGTTTCTCGGGCGCGGCATGGATGAGCATCCGTTGAGTGTGCTCGACAACTGCCGGATCACTTGGGGCACAGCGCTTTCCCGCGATGCCGACCGCGTCGAGGTGTTGTGCGAAAGGCTGGCCTGGGATGGCCGGGCGCTGACGCTGTCCGAACCGGCGCCCCGGGTTCTCGAGGTGTGGGCCGACGGGTACAGCGCGGTGCCCGACGTGGCCGCCGGTGATGTGGTGGCGATGCACTGGGGCCGATTGTGCGGCCGGCTGTCGCCGGCGCAGCTGTGCGCGCTGACCGACAGCACGGATCGGCAGCTGCTGGCGACCAGCGGCCGACTGGCGCGCGTCTGA
- the hypD gene encoding hydrogenase formation protein HypD has protein sequence MKFVDEFRDPAAARKLLTAIEHLAGDGGEDFKFMEVCGGHTHTIYRHGIEHLLPDNVELVHGPGCPVCVIPMGRIDDAMWLAGQPGVIFTCFGDMMRVPGSHGSLLDAKARGADVRFVYSPLDALKIAVDNPDKHVVFFAIGFETTAPSTAVTLVRARELGLPNFSVFCNHVTIVPPIRAILESPDLRLSGFIGPGHVSTVVGNRPYRFVPDVYRKPLVVAGFEPLDILASVAMLLRQIREGRCEVENQYKRVVPEHGNPAALALMGKVFALRPHFEWRGLGFISQSALRLHDDFAEFDAELRFAMPGVRVADPKACQCGEVLKGVLKPWECKVFGTACTPETPIGTCMVSPEGACAAYYNFGRMHRDAVKLVGRT, from the coding sequence ATGAAATTCGTTGACGAATTCCGTGACCCGGCCGCAGCGCGCAAGCTGCTGACGGCCATCGAACACCTGGCCGGTGACGGCGGCGAGGACTTCAAATTCATGGAGGTGTGCGGCGGGCACACGCACACCATCTACCGGCACGGCATCGAACACCTGCTGCCGGACAACGTCGAACTGGTGCACGGGCCGGGCTGCCCGGTCTGCGTGATCCCGATGGGCCGCATCGACGACGCGATGTGGCTGGCCGGCCAACCCGGCGTGATCTTCACCTGCTTCGGGGACATGATGCGGGTGCCCGGCTCGCACGGCAGCCTGCTGGACGCCAAGGCCCGCGGGGCCGACGTGCGGTTCGTCTACTCCCCGCTGGACGCGTTGAAGATCGCGGTCGACAACCCCGACAAACACGTGGTGTTCTTCGCCATCGGTTTCGAGACCACCGCGCCGTCGACCGCGGTGACCCTGGTGCGGGCGCGCGAATTGGGCCTGCCCAACTTCAGCGTCTTCTGCAACCACGTCACCATCGTGCCGCCGATCCGGGCCATCCTCGAGTCACCGGACCTGCGGCTGTCGGGTTTCATCGGTCCCGGGCACGTGTCCACCGTGGTGGGCAACCGCCCGTACCGGTTCGTGCCGGACGTGTATCGAAAGCCGTTGGTGGTGGCCGGTTTCGAGCCGCTGGACATCCTGGCCTCGGTCGCGATGCTGCTGCGCCAGATCCGCGAGGGCCGCTGCGAGGTGGAGAACCAGTACAAGCGCGTGGTACCCGAGCACGGCAACCCCGCGGCGCTGGCATTGATGGGCAAGGTGTTCGCGCTGCGCCCGCACTTCGAATGGCGCGGGCTGGGTTTCATCTCGCAGAGCGCGCTGCGGCTGCACGACGACTTCGCCGAGTTCGACGCCGAGCTGCGGTTCGCGATGCCCGGCGTGCGCGTCGCCGACCCGAAGGCCTGCCAATGCGGCGAGGTGCTCAAGGGCGTGCTCAAGCCTTGGGAGTGCAAGGTTTTCGGTACCGCCTGCACACCGGAGACGCCGATCGGAACCTGCATGGTGTCCCCGGAGGGCGCCTGTGCGGCCTACTACAACTTCGGGCGCATGCACCGCGACGCCGTCAAGCTGGTGGGGCGCACTTGA
- a CDS encoding aldehyde dehydrogenase family protein, whose protein sequence is MSAARLINPATEEVLRSVEHADAAAVDDAVDRARAAQRRWAALSPAERAAGLRDFAAAVDAHLDELAALEVANSGHPIGSAEWEAGHVRDVLNFYAASPERLSGKQIPVAGGLDVTFNEPMGVVGVITPWNFPMPIASWGFAPALAAGNAVLIKPAEATPLTTIRLGELAAQAGLDADLLQVLPGRGAVVGERFITHAGVRKIVFTGSTDVGKQVMSRAAAQVKRVTLELGGKSANIVFADCDLERAAATAPAGVFDNAGQDCCARSRILVQRSVYDRFMELLEPAVTGVVVGDPASRDTEMGPLVSAAHRDKVASYVPDDAPVAFRGTAPTGPGFWFPPTVLTPQRTDRSVTEEIFGPVVTVLAFDDERDAIALANDTSYGLSGSIWTDDLSRALRVCRAIESGNLSVNSHSSVRYSTPFGGFKQSGLGRELGPDAPLHFTETKNVFIAIRED, encoded by the coding sequence TTGAGCGCCGCGCGGCTGATCAACCCGGCGACCGAGGAGGTGCTGCGCTCGGTCGAGCACGCCGACGCCGCCGCCGTCGACGACGCGGTGGACCGGGCGCGGGCAGCCCAGCGGCGGTGGGCCGCGTTGTCCCCGGCCGAACGGGCCGCCGGCCTGCGGGACTTCGCCGCGGCCGTCGACGCGCATCTCGACGAGCTGGCCGCGCTCGAGGTCGCCAACTCCGGGCATCCCATCGGCTCAGCCGAATGGGAGGCCGGTCACGTCCGCGACGTGCTGAATTTCTACGCGGCCAGCCCGGAACGCTTGTCCGGCAAGCAGATTCCCGTCGCCGGCGGCCTGGACGTCACGTTCAACGAACCGATGGGCGTGGTCGGCGTGATCACCCCGTGGAACTTCCCCATGCCCATCGCGTCGTGGGGCTTCGCACCGGCGCTGGCCGCTGGCAACGCCGTGCTGATCAAACCCGCCGAGGCGACGCCGCTGACCACCATCCGGCTCGGCGAGCTCGCGGCGCAAGCCGGGCTCGACGCGGACCTGCTGCAGGTGCTGCCGGGTCGGGGCGCGGTCGTCGGGGAGCGGTTCATCACCCACGCGGGAGTCCGCAAAATCGTGTTCACCGGGTCCACCGACGTCGGCAAACAGGTGATGTCCCGCGCGGCCGCTCAGGTGAAGCGGGTGACTCTGGAACTGGGCGGCAAGAGCGCCAACATCGTGTTCGCCGACTGCGACCTCGAGCGGGCCGCCGCGACCGCACCGGCCGGGGTGTTCGACAACGCGGGGCAGGACTGCTGCGCTCGCAGCCGAATCCTGGTGCAGCGCAGCGTCTATGACAGGTTCATGGAGCTGCTCGAGCCCGCCGTCACCGGCGTCGTGGTGGGCGACCCGGCGTCCCGGGACACCGAGATGGGTCCGCTGGTGTCGGCCGCGCACCGCGACAAGGTGGCGTCCTACGTCCCCGACGACGCGCCCGTCGCATTCCGCGGCACCGCGCCGACCGGCCCCGGATTCTGGTTCCCTCCAACGGTTCTGACCCCGCAGCGCACCGACCGCAGCGTCACCGAGGAGATCTTCGGCCCGGTCGTCACGGTGCTGGCCTTCGACGACGAGCGCGACGCCATCGCGCTGGCCAACGACACCAGCTACGGGCTGTCCGGATCAATCTGGACCGACGACCTGTCCCGTGCGCTGCGCGTGTGCCGGGCGATCGAATCCGGGAATCTGTCGGTGAATTCGCACTCGTCGGTGCGGTACAGCACGCCGTTCGGCGGGTTCAAGCAGTCGGGGCTGGGCCGTGAGCTGGGCCCGGATGCGCCGTTGCACTTCACCGAGACCAAGAACGTATTCATCGCGATCAGAGAGGACTAG
- a CDS encoding HypC/HybG/HupF family hydrogenase formation chaperone, with the protein MCLGIPGRIVEITDPANYLAKVDVSGVQRTISVRLLEDDMPTPDDWVLVHVGFAMAKIDETEALLTLAAIKKLGDTYAVEMQAFDSSAIV; encoded by the coding sequence ATGTGCCTAGGAATTCCGGGCCGGATCGTGGAGATCACCGATCCTGCAAATTATTTGGCGAAGGTTGACGTCAGCGGCGTGCAACGCACGATCAGCGTGCGCCTGTTGGAAGACGACATGCCCACCCCGGACGACTGGGTGCTGGTGCACGTCGGGTTCGCGATGGCCAAGATCGACGAGACCGAGGCGCTGCTCACCTTGGCCGCCATCAAGAAACTCGGCGACACGTACGCGGTCGAAATGCAGGCCTTCGATTCGTCGGCCATCGTCTGA
- a CDS encoding HypC/HybG/HupF family hydrogenase formation chaperone: MITTAIDRGLSAELAEDLAATALTLAKRFAAGATMWSIAPSWEPHALHIAVEFVHPVIMGKRALPAVALTGSDLVDLVRVSVRPGDIVVAISGADNADVRAVMRRAPAWGATTIWIGSGEVAPAAMADHVLWLDDPDPRVPATGGFVLFYHLLWELTHVCFEHSGLLKPQPDDEVCVTCSDEGRLGEVVSASAGGQARVRTARGVEDVVTTLVDPVAPGELVLVHAGTAISRMDEEDVS; the protein is encoded by the coding sequence ATGATCACCACCGCCATCGATCGCGGGCTGAGCGCCGAACTGGCCGAAGACCTCGCCGCGACCGCCCTGACGCTGGCCAAGCGATTCGCCGCGGGCGCCACCATGTGGTCCATCGCGCCGTCGTGGGAACCCCATGCGCTGCACATCGCGGTCGAATTCGTCCACCCGGTGATCATGGGCAAGCGGGCCTTGCCGGCCGTGGCGTTGACCGGATCCGATCTGGTGGACCTGGTGCGGGTTTCGGTGCGCCCCGGCGACATCGTGGTCGCGATATCGGGTGCCGACAATGCGGACGTGCGTGCGGTGATGCGCCGCGCACCGGCCTGGGGCGCCACCACGATCTGGATCGGCAGTGGCGAGGTGGCCCCCGCCGCCATGGCCGATCACGTGCTGTGGCTGGACGATCCCGACCCGCGCGTGCCCGCCACCGGTGGCTTCGTGCTGTTCTACCACCTGCTGTGGGAGCTGACCCATGTGTGTTTCGAACACTCCGGGCTGCTCAAACCCCAACCCGACGACGAGGTGTGTGTCACGTGCAGCGACGAGGGCCGGCTCGGCGAGGTGGTGAGCGCCTCGGCCGGCGGACAGGCCCGGGTGCGCACCGCCCGGGGGGTCGAGGACGTGGTCACCACGCTCGTCGACCCGGTCGCTCCCGGCGAGTTGGTGCTGGTGCACGCCGGCACCGCGATCAGCCGCATGGATGAGGAGGACGTTTCATGA